From Labeo rohita strain BAU-BD-2019 chromosome 18, IGBB_LRoh.1.0, whole genome shotgun sequence, the proteins below share one genomic window:
- the aamdc gene encoding mth938 domain-containing protein: MSSPEIASLSWGHMKVKGCSSSYKDCKVWPGGSRAWDWRETGTDHYPGVQPADLEEILRKGVQTLVIGRGMSEALQVPPSTLDYVKKQGVDVRVFQTEQAVKEYNALAGKGAKVGGVFHSTC, encoded by the exons ATGTCTTCTCCAGAAATTGCTTCTTTATCCTGGGGCCACATGAAGGTCAAAGGTTGCTCCTCATCCTATAAAGACTGTAAAGTGTGGCCAGGCGGAAGCCGAGCCTGGGACTGGCGTGAAACTGGCACAGAT CATTATCCAGGCGTCCAGCCAGCCGACCTGGAAGAGATCCTTAGGAAAGGAGTGCAGACGCTGGTCATAGGAAGAGGAATGAGTGAAGCTCTCCAG GTGCCTCCATCCACCCTAGATTACGTGAAGAAGCAAGGTGTTGACGTTAGGGTGTTTCAGACCGAGCAGGCTGTTAAAGAATATAATGCTCTGGCAGGAAAAGGAGCTAAAGTCGGCGGGGTCTTCCACTCCACCTGCTGA